In a genomic window of Pedobacter sp. KBS0701:
- a CDS encoding alpha-L-fucosidase, whose translation MKKRISISIIAISMLLSAQAQQKKTNLEQGKFNSTDESLKQYKYPEWFRDAKFGIWSHWGPQAVPRQGDWYARGMYLQGNDQNKYHVEHYGTPSKFGYKDIIPLWKAEKWNPEQLMALYKKAGAKYFVSMGSHHDMFFLWNSKIHKWNSVNMGPHKDVVGLWQKAAKKEGLRFGVSEHLAASFNWFQPSHGADKTGSFAGVPYDGHDPQYSDLYHLPADSSDIKEWLTNNPGWHKKWLIYVTELIDNYHPDLLYSDSKVPFDEYGRKMVAHYYNQDMAKNKGKLEAVYTPKEASGGKWAQDVERGVLDSISPFPWQTDTSIGDWYYRTGQRYKSANGIAQLLIDVVSKNGNLLINVVQTPEGDLEPDVIKIVTEIGKWTKTYGEGIYATRPWKVYGEGPSTIKSNQKKGDFGGLTDTREYEATDIRYTTKGGNLFAFCLAVPKTDIKMELLGKNSKYLDKAISSVSLLGSKEKLEWTQTDGSLVIQKPKNYPAWAVTGFKIEFKK comes from the coding sequence ATGAAAAAAAGAATATCCATAAGCATTATTGCAATTTCAATGTTGCTAAGTGCACAGGCTCAGCAAAAGAAAACTAATCTTGAGCAGGGTAAATTCAATTCTACAGATGAATCCTTAAAGCAATACAAATATCCCGAATGGTTCCGTGATGCCAAATTTGGTATCTGGTCGCACTGGGGCCCTCAGGCAGTTCCCCGTCAGGGCGATTGGTATGCAAGAGGCATGTATTTGCAAGGCAACGATCAGAATAAATATCATGTAGAGCATTATGGAACACCATCCAAATTTGGTTATAAAGACATTATTCCGCTTTGGAAGGCAGAAAAATGGAATCCTGAACAATTAATGGCCCTTTATAAAAAAGCGGGTGCCAAATATTTTGTAAGTATGGGTTCGCACCATGATATGTTCTTTTTATGGAATTCAAAGATACATAAGTGGAATTCGGTAAATATGGGGCCTCATAAAGATGTAGTTGGTCTTTGGCAAAAAGCAGCAAAAAAAGAAGGCCTTCGTTTTGGGGTTTCTGAACACCTGGCTGCAAGTTTCAATTGGTTCCAGCCTAGCCATGGAGCAGATAAAACCGGTTCGTTTGCCGGTGTTCCGTATGATGGACATGACCCGCAGTATTCAGATCTGTACCATTTGCCTGCTGATTCGAGCGATATAAAAGAATGGCTGACCAATAATCCGGGATGGCATAAAAAATGGTTGATATATGTAACCGAACTGATTGATAATTATCATCCCGATCTACTTTATTCTGATAGCAAAGTTCCTTTTGACGAATATGGGCGTAAAATGGTTGCGCATTATTACAATCAGGATATGGCTAAAAATAAAGGTAAACTTGAAGCCGTTTACACGCCTAAGGAAGCTTCCGGAGGTAAATGGGCACAGGATGTGGAACGTGGTGTGCTGGATTCGATAAGCCCTTTTCCGTGGCAGACCGATACATCAATTGGTGATTGGTATTACAGAACCGGACAACGTTACAAGAGTGCAAATGGAATTGCCCAGCTTTTGATTGATGTGGTTAGTAAAAATGGAAATCTGTTGATTAATGTTGTACAGACACCCGAAGGAGATTTAGAACCCGATGTAATCAAAATAGTAACGGAAATAGGTAAATGGACAAAGACTTATGGAGAAGGAATTTATGCGACAAGGCCCTGGAAAGTATACGGAGAAGGACCATCTACGATTAAATCGAACCAGAAAAAAGGCGATTTCGGCGGATTAACAGATACCCGTGAATATGAGGCTACTGACATCCGTTATACAACAAAGGGGGGCAACCTTTTTGCATTCTGCCTAGCTGTTCCCAAAACAGATATAAAAATGGAATTATTGGGAAAAAATTCTAAATATCTGGATAAAGCCATCAGCTCGGTTAGCCTTTTGGGCAGTAAAGAAAAACTGGAATGGACACAAACAGATGGTTCGCTGGTGATCCAAAAGCCTAAAAATTATCCTGCCTGGGCGGTAACAGGCTTTAAAATAGAATTTAAAAAATAA
- the fucP gene encoding L-fucose:H+ symporter permease, translating to METKRSTLAVILITSLFFLWGFAHNLDPILIPHLKRSFTLTTVQATLVDSAVFIAYFVMALPAGIIMKRYGYKSGIITGLLIFSVGCYLFLPAAQAQSYNFFLAALFIIACGLTILETAANPYITLVGKPETSTFRLNLAQSFNGLAASLAPIIGGKLILVEGVSDSSLGKMDLATRKMVLASEATSVQAPYFVLGTLLVILAAVFYFIKLPDIRTNNEGRAKQSFWQVFKHKHLSWAIAAQFFYVGAQVSVFSLFILYATKSAGITDKEATYYLGVCGFAFLIGRFFTTFLMRFFKGQYLLVTYAFISALLCFVAIMASGMTTVYAVIGICFFMSVMFPTIFSLGIKDLKEDTELGSSLIIMSIVGGAILPRFFGYLSDGTGNIQNGYYVPLVCFVIIMLFGLMGQKITRKDIINQPNEIL from the coding sequence ATGGAAACCAAGCGCTCCACACTGGCGGTAATATTGATTACCTCACTGTTTTTTTTATGGGGATTTGCCCATAATCTCGACCCGATATTGATTCCGCATTTAAAACGGTCATTTACACTCACTACTGTACAAGCCACGCTTGTAGATTCGGCTGTTTTTATCGCTTATTTCGTAATGGCGTTGCCAGCAGGTATCATTATGAAGAGATACGGCTATAAAAGCGGAATTATAACTGGCCTGCTGATATTTTCAGTAGGGTGTTATTTGTTTTTACCTGCAGCACAGGCACAGTCTTACAATTTCTTCCTGGCTGCGCTGTTTATCATTGCATGTGGCCTCACGATTCTGGAAACAGCGGCGAACCCTTATATTACATTGGTAGGGAAACCAGAAACCTCTACTTTCAGGCTAAATCTTGCCCAGTCTTTTAATGGGCTTGCGGCTTCGCTTGCACCTATCATTGGAGGCAAACTGATCCTGGTGGAGGGTGTATCAGATAGCTCGCTTGGGAAAATGGATCTGGCTACCAGAAAAATGGTACTGGCATCAGAAGCAACCTCTGTACAGGCACCATATTTTGTGTTGGGAACCCTATTGGTCATACTGGCAGCTGTATTTTATTTTATCAAATTACCTGATATCAGAACAAATAATGAAGGCCGTGCTAAACAAAGTTTTTGGCAAGTTTTTAAACATAAACATTTATCATGGGCAATAGCTGCACAGTTTTTTTATGTTGGTGCCCAGGTATCTGTATTTAGCTTGTTTATTCTTTATGCAACCAAATCGGCAGGTATTACCGATAAAGAAGCAACTTATTACTTAGGTGTATGTGGTTTCGCGTTTCTGATAGGACGCTTTTTTACCACATTCCTGATGCGTTTTTTTAAGGGCCAATATTTACTGGTTACCTATGCCTTTATCAGCGCACTGCTCTGCTTTGTTGCTATAATGGCTTCTGGTATGACAACGGTGTATGCTGTTATTGGCATCTGCTTTTTTATGTCGGTCATGTTTCCTACTATTTTCTCTCTGGGCATTAAAGATCTTAAAGAGGATACGGAACTGGGAAGTAGTTTAATTATTATGTCAATTGTGGGTGGTGCAATACTTCCACGTTTTTTTGGATATTTGAGTGATGGAACAGGCAATATTCAAAATGGATATTATGTGCCGTTGGTTTGTTTTGTTATTATTATGCTTTTTGGCTTAATGGGGCAAAAAATTACCAGAAAAGACATCATTAATCAACCTAATGAAATTTTATAA
- a CDS encoding L-rhamnose mutarotase has product MNRYCLALDLVDDEKLIAEYEAYHVNGWPEIKRSIIDSGILDMEIYRISNRLFMVMETEDDFSFEKKALMDASNPKVEEWETLMWKYQQALPFAKPGEKWVLMKNIFQLNG; this is encoded by the coding sequence ATGAATAGATACTGTTTGGCTCTCGATCTTGTTGATGATGAAAAACTTATTGCAGAGTATGAGGCTTACCATGTTAATGGGTGGCCTGAAATTAAACGTAGCATAATCGATTCGGGCATATTGGATATGGAAATCTACCGTATTTCTAACCGCTTGTTTATGGTGATGGAAACAGAAGACGATTTCAGTTTCGAAAAAAAGGCACTTATGGATGCTTCCAATCCTAAGGTAGAGGAATGGGAAACGCTGATGTGGAAATATCAGCAAGCGCTGCCCTTTGCAAAACCAGGAGAAAAGTGGGTATTAATGAAAAACATATTCCAGTTAAATGGTTAG
- a CDS encoding aldo/keto reductase — protein sequence MVSDNKQQEPAQSLPPVIFGTSSLGNLYQAVDYGVKLEVVKACVASSKPVAFFDSAGKYGAGLALESLGNCLADLKVDPQQVVISNKLGWYRIPLLTPEPTFEAGIWKDIEHDAVQMISYDGILKCFEQGNELLGNYQAQMVSVHDPDEYLFASHSEEDYKERYQQIIDAYMALAELKTAGLVSSIGVGAKDWKIIRAIVADVKLDWVMIANSLTIKSHPPDLIAFINELNQKNIKVINSAIFNGGFLTGGDFYNYQPVEADSLTGKSLLDWRDKFYEVCKKFEVLPAEACFSFSAGFPGVKSIALNTTRPEKVAINAALAQKEIPAGFWQEMKTQGLIEFLK from the coding sequence ATGGTTAGCGATAATAAACAGCAAGAACCGGCCCAAAGCCTGCCTCCGGTTATTTTTGGAACCAGTAGTTTGGGGAATCTCTATCAGGCGGTAGATTATGGCGTTAAACTGGAAGTGGTAAAAGCATGCGTAGCCTCATCAAAACCGGTTGCATTTTTTGATTCTGCAGGAAAATATGGCGCAGGCCTCGCATTAGAATCGCTGGGGAATTGTTTGGCAGATTTAAAGGTGGATCCTCAGCAGGTAGTAATCAGTAATAAACTGGGCTGGTACAGAATACCGCTTTTAACGCCCGAGCCCACATTCGAGGCAGGTATCTGGAAGGATATTGAACATGATGCGGTGCAGATGATCAGTTATGATGGGATATTAAAGTGTTTTGAACAAGGTAATGAGCTGCTGGGCAATTACCAGGCGCAGATGGTATCGGTACATGACCCTGATGAATATCTTTTTGCAAGCCATAGTGAGGAAGATTATAAAGAACGTTACCAGCAAATCATTGATGCCTACATGGCATTGGCTGAACTAAAAACTGCTGGTTTAGTTTCTTCCATTGGGGTTGGTGCAAAAGATTGGAAAATCATCCGGGCAATAGTGGCAGACGTTAAGCTCGACTGGGTAATGATTGCCAATAGTTTGACCATAAAATCGCACCCTCCTGATCTGATTGCATTTATAAATGAGCTTAACCAAAAAAATATTAAAGTAATTAACTCGGCCATATTTAACGGCGGCTTTTTAACGGGTGGGGATTTTTATAATTACCAGCCGGTTGAAGCGGATAGTTTAACGGGAAAATCACTTTTGGATTGGAGGGATAAATTTTACGAGGTTTGTAAAAAGTTTGAGGTACTTCCTGCCGAGGCCTGTTTCAGTTTTTCTGCGGGTTTTCCAGGAGTAAAAAGTATCGCCTTAAATACCACACGGCCAGAGAAAGTGGCTATTAATGCTGCACTGGCCCAAAAAGAAATTCCTGCCGGGTTTTGGCAGGAAATGAAAACGCAGGGATTGATTGAATTTTTAAAATAA
- a CDS encoding zinc-binding alcohol dehydrogenase family protein → MKALICNTPGEFSYINKEMPLVEDGMVLLKMRRLGICGTDYHAFEGTQPFFEYPRILGHEIAAEVVEAGAGANFNTGDLVTISPYFYCGTCIACRRGRTNCCVSIKVFGVHIDGAMQEYITVPASAIVSGEGLTVDELALVEPLAIGAHGVSLAQLNKGDHVVILGAGPIGLGTIAFAKISGAEVIVIDVNDNRLSFCSELFGITNTINPLKTDALEQLSKITSGEMAKVVIDCTGNLNAINNAFKFLAHTGKFIMIGLQKGTIEVVHPEFHKREAVLMSSRNALSHDFAYVIDCIRKGLINPMDFITHSVPFTEVKEKFNQLLHENESLIKALISFDE, encoded by the coding sequence ATGAAAGCATTAATTTGTAATACACCAGGAGAATTTAGTTATATTAATAAAGAAATGCCATTGGTTGAAGATGGTATGGTATTGCTCAAGATGAGAAGACTGGGGATTTGCGGTACCGATTATCACGCATTTGAAGGAACACAACCATTTTTCGAATACCCAAGAATCCTCGGCCACGAAATTGCTGCTGAAGTGGTAGAGGCTGGGGCAGGAGCAAACTTTAACACTGGAGATCTGGTTACCATCAGCCCATATTTTTATTGTGGAACCTGCATTGCTTGCCGGAGGGGCAGAACAAATTGTTGTGTAAGCATAAAAGTCTTCGGCGTTCATATTGATGGTGCCATGCAGGAGTATATCACGGTTCCTGCATCTGCAATTGTTAGTGGGGAAGGATTAACTGTAGATGAACTGGCATTGGTAGAACCCTTGGCTATTGGTGCACATGGCGTTAGCCTGGCACAGTTGAATAAAGGAGATCATGTGGTTATACTCGGCGCCGGGCCAATTGGTTTGGGCACTATCGCTTTTGCTAAAATAAGTGGAGCGGAAGTTATTGTTATTGATGTAAATGATAACAGGTTATCTTTTTGCAGTGAGCTTTTTGGCATTACGAACACCATAAATCCATTAAAAACAGATGCTTTAGAGCAGCTATCCAAAATTACCAGTGGAGAAATGGCGAAGGTGGTAATTGATTGTACCGGAAACTTAAACGCCATTAACAATGCCTTTAAATTTTTGGCTCATACCGGTAAATTTATTATGATAGGCCTTCAAAAAGGTACAATTGAGGTTGTACATCCTGAGTTTCATAAGCGTGAAGCTGTACTGATGAGCAGTAGAAATGCCCTGTCGCATGATTTTGCTTATGTAATTGATTGTATCAGAAAAGGATTGATTAACCCTATGGATTTTATTACGCACAGTGTTCCTTTTACAGAGGTAAAAGAAAAGTTTAATCAGTTGCTCCACGAAAATGAATCTCTGATCAAAGCATTGATCAGTTTTGATGAATAA
- a CDS encoding winged helix-turn-helix domain-containing protein yields MLDSRNRFSGNGKYLLGFMLVLFSSVICAAFSINGSEDFDFERREVLLRRIGHELLLLSGDSTSRVLPIKKIAENEYQIRFEKEFTFDPIFLVNTTKRLLAKDPLVNDYVVKVLNASDGSVAYGYAISKNKKDEIIACVGRKQPRAHYMINIKLKPAGINTVKNGYLLGSLPFLAFVGFIFFRSVKPGRALPNDDQHKDMITLGSVLFDTKNRKLNINEKVIELTGTETRLLLIFARSPNETVERSRLQKEIWEDEGVIVGRSLDMFISKLRKKLELDPTINIVVIRSRGYRLEINA; encoded by the coding sequence ATGCTTGATAGCCGAAATCGCTTCTCCGGGAATGGTAAATACCTATTGGGATTCATGTTAGTTTTGTTTAGCTCAGTCATCTGTGCAGCTTTCAGTATAAACGGCAGTGAGGACTTTGATTTCGAAAGAAGAGAAGTTTTGCTCCGCCGGATCGGGCATGAACTACTTTTACTGTCAGGCGACAGTACATCAAGGGTGCTCCCGATAAAAAAGATTGCTGAAAATGAGTATCAGATCAGATTTGAGAAGGAGTTTACTTTCGACCCCATCTTCCTGGTGAATACCACTAAACGTTTATTGGCCAAAGACCCGCTGGTGAATGATTATGTCGTTAAAGTTTTGAACGCTAGCGACGGTAGCGTAGCCTATGGGTACGCGATATCCAAAAATAAAAAAGATGAAATTATAGCATGCGTAGGAAGAAAACAGCCAAGAGCACATTACATGATCAACATTAAATTGAAACCGGCAGGCATAAATACCGTAAAGAATGGATATCTTCTGGGCAGCCTGCCATTTTTAGCGTTTGTTGGTTTTATTTTCTTCAGATCTGTTAAGCCAGGAAGAGCTTTACCCAATGATGATCAGCATAAAGACATGATTACATTGGGTTCAGTTCTGTTTGATACGAAAAATCGTAAGCTCAACATCAATGAAAAGGTGATAGAGCTAACCGGAACTGAAACCCGATTACTACTCATCTTCGCGCGGTCTCCTAATGAAACCGTAGAGAGAAGCCGGCTGCAAAAAGAAATATGGGAAGACGAAGGTGTTATTGTAGGGCGTAGTCTGGATATGTTTATATCAAAACTTAGAAAAAAACTGGAGCTTGATCCAACTATCAACATTGTTGTTATACGGTCTAGAGGTTATAGGCTTGAAATTAATGCTTAA
- a CDS encoding two-component regulator propeller domain-containing protein — translation MVRNIKKGRNGTVLIAASRGGVLQYDGKWFTNLTSKIGPRRFWDVLEDRRGILWFSSTDSGVYRYNGKTFQHFTVKEGLANNAVMSICEDKTGIIWFGTGGGVSRYDGESFRNFTTRDGLSNNSINTIVEDKTGKLWFGTRGEACFYDGKTFTVLKNKDGKAFNNVWGITEDRKGNIWFGASIINDKKGDTVFVSNGLWRYDGSNFIKVAQRGVSAIIEDRNGNIWTTGSSNPNGVGAWEFLRYDQKSLYREKPGITKIISINKMLCGILEAKDGHIWFGSLNGVYRYDGKIIKDFKSAAGQQ, via the coding sequence ATGGTTCGCAATATAAAAAAAGGCAGGAATGGTACCGTTTTGATTGCTGCATCAAGAGGTGGGGTTCTCCAATACGATGGCAAGTGGTTTACCAATCTTACCAGCAAAATAGGTCCGCGTAGATTCTGGGATGTACTCGAGGATCGACGAGGAATCCTTTGGTTTTCTTCTACCGATTCAGGTGTTTATCGGTATAATGGGAAAACCTTTCAGCATTTTACCGTAAAGGAGGGCCTTGCCAATAATGCTGTTATGTCTATTTGTGAAGATAAAACTGGTATTATCTGGTTTGGTACTGGAGGTGGAGTAAGTCGTTATGATGGGGAATCTTTTCGGAATTTTACTACCAGAGATGGACTCTCCAATAACTCAATTAATACCATTGTTGAAGACAAAACCGGGAAATTATGGTTTGGTACGAGGGGTGAGGCCTGTTTTTATGATGGAAAAACATTTACTGTTTTAAAAAACAAAGATGGCAAAGCGTTTAACAACGTTTGGGGCATAACAGAAGATAGAAAAGGCAATATTTGGTTTGGTGCATCAATAATCAATGATAAAAAGGGTGATACTGTGTTTGTTTCAAATGGCCTTTGGCGCTATGATGGCAGTAACTTTATTAAGGTAGCGCAGAGAGGTGTTTCAGCAATAATAGAAGATAGAAATGGAAATATCTGGACTACAGGTAGCTCAAACCCAAATGGTGTTGGCGCTTGGGAATTTCTCCGATATGATCAAAAGTCATTGTACAGGGAAAAGCCCGGCATTACTAAAATCATTTCAATAAATAAAATGCTTTGTGGGATTTTGGAAGCAAAGGATGGACATATCTGGTTTGGCTCTTTAAATGGAGTATATCGTTATGATGGAAAAATCATTAAAGACTTTAAGAGCGCAGCCGGGCAACAATAA
- a CDS encoding YceI family protein — protein MNSKLSIKYFILIITSLFFSCCGGVKNENKSNAPASALSLHIGNEKYIIIDEKESVVTWKGSSLKGVNPHKGYVHISKGELMIENSQLLGGTVEVDMNTIEDERHAHDNNLIKHLKNPDFFDVEKFPFSTIAITKVVSINDANKNVTGKLTIKGITHPVAFPVKMEVNNEIVKANGKLIIDRSKWDVSYKSAKFYDILANQTISDSIEFDIKIVAKK, from the coding sequence ATGAACAGCAAACTATCAATTAAATACTTCATTTTAATTATTACTTCTTTGTTCTTCAGTTGCTGTGGAGGTGTAAAAAATGAAAACAAAAGTAATGCACCGGCAAGCGCCTTATCCTTACATATTGGGAATGAAAAATACATTATAATAGATGAGAAAGAAAGTGTTGTAACGTGGAAAGGATCTTCGTTAAAAGGTGTTAATCCTCATAAAGGTTACGTTCATATATCAAAAGGAGAATTGATGATCGAAAACAGTCAACTTTTGGGCGGTACGGTTGAAGTAGACATGAATACAATTGAAGATGAGAGGCATGCGCATGATAATAACCTTATTAAGCATTTAAAAAATCCAGATTTTTTTGACGTTGAAAAATTCCCGTTTTCTACAATTGCAATTACTAAAGTTGTGTCAATAAATGATGCAAATAAAAACGTTACCGGAAAACTAACCATTAAAGGTATCACACATCCGGTTGCTTTTCCGGTTAAAATGGAAGTTAATAACGAAATTGTCAAAGCGAATGGCAAGCTCATCATTGATCGATCTAAATGGGATGTCAGTTATAAATCTGCAAAGTTCTATGATATTTTGGCTAATCAAACGATTTCTGATTCCATTGAATTCGATATAAAAATCGTAGCGAAAAAATAA
- a CDS encoding serine hydrolase: MKIISVAVLLSFISVCVYAQPYNKSIDSLIRTYVSLNKFNGNVLITKAGKIVFRGAYGFRDVEANSKCAGKEIFQLASLTKSFTAVLILKLIEEKKLSPDTPISIYFPGIHPDSGITVANLLNHTSGIREVLRDSVLRGKIFAGMKTSQEELISYFSSQPLDFAPGTVFSYSNSGYDLPRHDHRKNNPHVLRRSGKTPDF, encoded by the coding sequence ATGAAAATTATCTCTGTTGCTGTTTTACTTTCTTTCATTTCGGTATGCGTTTATGCGCAGCCCTATAATAAAAGTATCGATAGTTTAATCAGGACCTATGTAAGCCTAAATAAGTTCAATGGAAATGTTTTGATTACCAAAGCGGGAAAAATCGTTTTCAGGGGTGCTTATGGTTTTCGTGATGTAGAAGCAAACAGTAAATGTGCTGGGAAGGAAATATTCCAGCTCGCCTCATTAACCAAGAGCTTTACTGCAGTGTTAATACTGAAACTGATTGAAGAAAAAAAACTTTCTCCCGATACACCGATAAGTATTTATTTCCCAGGAATCCATCCCGATTCAGGTATCACTGTTGCAAATTTACTCAACCATACGTCAGGAATCCGCGAGGTGCTTAGAGACTCGGTCCTGCGCGGGAAAATTTTCGCTGGTATGAAAACGAGTCAGGAAGAATTAATTTCTTATTTTTCCAGCCAGCCACTTGATTTTGCACCAGGTACAGTATTTTCTTACAGTAATTCCGGATATGATCTTCCTCGGCATGATCATAGAAAAAATAACCCGCATGTCTTACGAAGAAGCGGTAAAACGCCTGATTTTTGA
- a CDS encoding serine hydrolase, with protein sequence MSYEEAVKRLIFDPLKMKNSGYDFASLKSRNKTIGYDYLSPSRFVTVKTWDYSWTYASGGLYSCVDDLHKFYAGLKNNKIISAQSLAQSYTSIKGDYGFGWFIDSLYGKRIGYHSGNLDGATSYFGRIPGDDICIIMLNNQTSTTIESIASKIIAILNDKPYTLPKPKLEITVPKEILQQYVGKYDISDTSVQISGSKLYLTGSNTYPHKNICRNQ encoded by the coding sequence ATGTCTTACGAAGAAGCGGTAAAACGCCTGATTTTTGATCCTTTGAAGATGAAAAATAGTGGCTATGATTTTGCTTCATTAAAAAGCAGGAATAAGACCATTGGCTATGATTACCTTTCTCCCAGCCGTTTTGTTACTGTAAAGACCTGGGATTACAGTTGGACTTATGCTTCTGGTGGATTATACAGCTGTGTGGATGACCTGCATAAATTCTATGCAGGACTAAAGAACAATAAGATAATTTCTGCCCAAAGCCTTGCGCAAAGTTATACCTCAATAAAAGGGGATTATGGTTTTGGTTGGTTTATCGACTCACTTTACGGCAAAAGGATTGGATATCATTCCGGCAATCTGGATGGGGCTACCAGTTATTTTGGCAGGATACCAGGGGATGATATCTGTATTATTATGCTAAACAACCAAACCAGCACCACTATTGAATCGATAGCTTCTAAAATTATCGCAATACTTAACGATAAACCTTACACACTACCAAAGCCTAAACTGGAAATTACAGTGCCAAAAGAAATTCTTCAGCAGTATGTGGGAAAATATGATATATCGGATACCTCTGTACAGATTTCGGGCAGTAAGTTGTATTTAACCGGAAGCAATACTTACCCCCATAAGAATATTTGCAGAAACCAATAA
- a CDS encoding TetR/AcrR family transcriptional regulator: MEQKKEVKPLRNKEKSKQKFLDAVEKILHTKGFSGLKVNDIARTAGLDKKLIYNYFGGKDELIDEYIRSQDFWSNVKDESGGLVVSDGGKTFAKAMLLSQFDYVFKNKDLQKILLWGLVENRKSLKKLANDREENGARLFESITDPHFKENAKRYRAIIALLISGIYYLDIYATTNDCTFCGLDLKTTEGRSEIEDALSFLIDKTYE; the protein is encoded by the coding sequence ATGGAACAGAAAAAAGAAGTTAAACCGTTAAGGAATAAAGAAAAAAGCAAACAGAAGTTCTTAGATGCAGTAGAGAAAATACTCCATACAAAAGGCTTTTCAGGACTGAAGGTTAACGATATTGCACGTACGGCAGGCTTGGATAAAAAATTGATCTATAACTATTTTGGAGGAAAAGACGAACTCATTGATGAATATATCCGTTCACAGGATTTCTGGAGCAACGTAAAAGATGAGTCGGGAGGCCTTGTTGTGAGCGATGGCGGGAAAACATTCGCAAAAGCAATGCTTCTCTCTCAATTTGATTACGTTTTCAAAAATAAGGATTTACAGAAAATCCTGCTTTGGGGACTAGTAGAGAACCGCAAATCATTAAAAAAACTCGCAAACGACCGTGAAGAAAATGGTGCACGCTTATTTGAAAGTATCACAGATCCACATTTCAAGGAAAATGCCAAAAGATACAGGGCCATTATTGCATTGCTGATTTCGGGGATTTACTACCTGGACATTTACGCCACAACAAACGACTGCACTTTCTGTGGATTGGACCTAAAAACCACAGAAGGAAGATCGGAAATTGAAGATGCCCTGAGTTTTCTGATTGATAAGACTTATGAATAA
- a CDS encoding DUF3667 domain-containing protein: protein MSSDCLNCTAPVTQNFCPNCGQKSSTHRYSIKHFLAHDFVHGIWHVDKGILFTLKALFTRPGHSVREFIQGKRVPYFSFVTLILLILTASSLIAPFTHGNISDLMPQGGKAAMSSTEKFISEHPKLILIVAIPFYSLLSFLWFRKAKLNYSEHLVLNSNRVIVELVMGLLISVVTIFYTDSKLIVFLYGVVLFLGLFYSIWFYYQFFSAFNYSKTALILRSILVPVSYNLFTLILGIVFAIISKH, encoded by the coding sequence ATGTCATCCGATTGCCTGAATTGTACCGCTCCGGTAACGCAGAATTTCTGCCCTAACTGTGGGCAAAAATCTTCTACGCACCGTTATTCCATCAAACATTTCCTGGCCCACGATTTTGTTCATGGTATATGGCATGTTGATAAAGGTATTTTATTTACCCTTAAAGCGCTATTTACTCGCCCTGGCCATAGTGTGCGAGAGTTTATCCAGGGCAAAAGGGTTCCGTATTTTAGTTTTGTTACGCTCATCCTGCTTATCTTGACGGCATCAAGTCTTATTGCACCGTTCACCCACGGTAATATATCTGATCTGATGCCGCAGGGAGGCAAGGCCGCCATGAGTAGTACTGAAAAATTTATCTCCGAACACCCAAAGCTGATATTGATCGTAGCCATTCCATTTTATTCCTTATTATCTTTTTTATGGTTCAGGAAAGCGAAGCTTAATTATTCCGAACACCTGGTGCTAAATTCAAACCGTGTTATTGTAGAACTGGTTATGGGCCTGCTTATTTCGGTGGTTACCATTTTTTACACCGATAGCAAATTGATTGTTTTTCTTTATGGCGTGGTTTTGTTTTTAGGGCTTTTTTATAGCATCTGGTTTTATTACCAGTTTTTTTCAGCTTTTAACTATAGCAAAACAGCCTTGATTTTAAGAAGTATCCTTGTTCCGGTATCGTATAACTTATTCACCCTTATACTTGGAATCGTTTTCGCCATCATTTCAAAGCACTGA